CGTGGACAGCCAGGACGCAACAGGCAAGCTGCACAGGAGCCTTCTGCGCGTCGTCAGCGACACTCACTTCGACCCGGGGTGCTTTGCCAGTGCCAGGCCGTTGCTGAAGAGCGGCCGCGGGGGCATCAATGCCGATCCTCCCGCATGCTGCTCTCCTTCGACGTTCGCACTGTACATGTCTCATGCCTTGGGGGCCGTTGctcgcgcggccgccgaAAAGACGCCGGATGCGCCGGACACAGGGCGGTCTGCCACACAGGTGAACGGCGAGCATGATGGCACTGCTGCGAGCTCTCCCGTtccgatgccgctgctgcagcgagcaCAGGTGGCGCCCCTCGCTGCCTGCGAGatacgcgctgctgctcaaagTATCTCTTTGCAATGCCCCGCCGAGGTGTGTGCCGTCTCGGCCGCAGCTCGCGGAtacgcctcctcgcgctctcAACTCGATGCGGCTTGGTCGCtctgggcggcgctgctgcgacctGTGTTTGGAGGCAACAGCAAGGCACTGTGGCTGCATTGCACGAGCGTTGGCGGGCGTGgcggaggcagcagaggcacagACGCCAGCATAGGCTTCCGTGACTCTGCAGAGAGCGCCTCTAGCCCCGGCggccctccttctccgcctgtTCCCCGCGACGATACAGCAGCGCTTCGGCTGAGCGCGCTTTTCTGCCGACTGGTGcgccacgacgccgtcgcctccgaGGTGTCCCCAGACCTGGCGCGTCTTGTGCGCGTCTGTCTGTGAGATGTCAGTGCTCGCCATCCACGCCATCCGTGCACGAACGCCCCGCCCATAGTCAGCCGGGAACACACGCCACCACGGCACGCCCTTGCGCACACCTCTTTCacacggccgctgccgtttcAAGCGTCAGAGGCGTTGCCCTTCGCCTTGCTCTCTGCTAGAGGGGTcgtgcctcctctcctttgcGGCGCGCACCCCCAGCAGCTTTTCAGCGTGCTACCGCCTCGGTGATGTGGTAGACCGCACCGCATAGACAAAACGACCCCGTAACACTCCTCGGCCGTGAGCGGGCTCGCGCTAGGAGGGATGCTGCGCTGGTGAACGCATCAGCGACGTGGGCAAGTAGACGTGCGAGTTTCTCTCTCGCGGGTGTGCGAGAGAGTGGGGCGCAGAGAGTTCAGACACCAGTTTTGCATGCCAGGAGGTGTTCGGACGGCAAACCCACACCCCTCGATCCCTCCTCTCCGGCCATCTCCATCTCCCGCTTCCCTTGATTGTGACATTGCAACCGACGGTTGCGACTACACAATTCGCCTCTCTGCGCACCTCTTCCATGGCCTGCTCCACTgctttccttcctctgcccctcccctctctcaccGTGTCTTCCTTTtcgccgcccccctccccccgctgcGAATCCTCGACTCTTCCATACGTGGTGCGGCTCCGTATTCGTGCtgccgcatcagcagcaccgcctttccctctctctgtctccgcTGCCACCAACCAGCACTGCCATCATcaccacacacgcgtgtCGGCTAGCGGCCTTCATACAGTtgggcacgcgcacacgcactcataAGAGGCGACTGGCGCTCGTGCGTTCGTCAATCGAAGACGCTCGGTAACATAATACCTCCATACATTccaccaccctctctctctttctgccccccccccccacgcacCCACTCGCTTCCAACTCCCGCGAACGTCGGCCATTCTGCGCTCATCGCCGTTCAGAGGAGGGAACCGGGGCTGCGGGGCTGCGGCAGTGCGAACGAGAAGAAGCCTCACATGCTCTTGAGCGACACGATCATAGACCAAAGAGAATACGCGACGCGCAGTCCGCAGTGGCGGCTGGTCTCCCTCTTTACCTAAGTGTCTTCCGTCCATTTCTGCCGGCCCTCCCCTCTTATAGTGCTGTTTGGTTTTCCTGctccgtctctcctccctccctcctcccttcatCGGGACTTTGTACATGCCCACGCTCGTCCCCTTTCGCACCCTTGATATCATAGACATCGAGTAGTCGTTTCTCTCACTGCCCACTTCCTCCCTGCCCAAcattgcgtgtgtgtgtgtgtggctccTATCGTATGTTGCTTGCTCTTTCCTCGTCGGTCGTGCGGCTCTTCTCTGTTATCACTGGAGCTGCGCGTCAGAGTCTTGTTGGCGCTTTCTCTGACCGTCTCTCCCACGCcaacgcacaaacacacgcgcgtaGGGGCGTGCGCttcgtcgcgcagctgcaggccacTTCCTCCGACCTACACACCATTGCTTCGTAGTGCAGGTGGCGGGTGCGTGTTGCCGTCTCTGCCGGTCTGCTACGCGCGGTGAACGCCGTACTTCCCACCTGGgagcgcccctcccctcctccactccGCCCCGCTGAGTCTTATGAGTCATGGTCGGCGTATGCttgaggcgcaggcgcagaaGGAGCGCACGTCCGGCACCTGCGAAGACGGCCGGCTGGACGACGGGCACctgcgcaacggcagccgcgcttTGAACGACGACGGAACGCCGGTGCGACTTtcccgcggcggcgcgcgcacaagcgGTGACGACCGCGGCAGGGATGACGGAcacgacgacgtcgccctcgtctccccaccccctcgcccAAGCGTGCGACTTGGATTCAACCGCGCTGGTGACGGTAGCAGGAGTGCCAGTAGCATTGCTAccgcagcaggcagtgcgctCGGGGCTACTGTAGCCGAAACTGCCAACCGCCAACAGCGAATCAGCGGCATCGGACCTTCTCCCGCTGCACCATTCTCCTGCGCTCGTCTGGCCGTGCCACGTCGACTACAGTCGTCGGACGTGGCAGAAGGCGTGCGCGTCAGCGCTGCTCGGCACATCGACGTGGACgcggaggaaggggagaatGACGACAATGCCAGGAAGATGCGCGGCACTCTCGCGGAGGCTGCGGCAAGAGGCTCGCCGAGGcggaaaggaggaggcggccgagACGATTCGCTTGCCGGTGGCGACTCTGCACAACGCCGCATATCTTCTGAggcccgcagccgcagccgcagccgcacggGTGGCAGCGGCTACTCGTCTGCGAGCGGCTTGCGCTATCCTGTGTCTCGAGTGAACGCCTTGGCCGCGACTGCGACACTCTCAGCGGCTCCGCATGATCTACCAAGCCCTCTCAACCAAGGCCGTACCGGAAGCcgctcaccgccgccgatgacggCAGTGCAGAAGACATCGGCTTCTACTTCTTTATTTCGTCAGCCTCGCGCGACCCCTCTACCGGCGCCAATAACTGCCGCCGTTCTTCGCCCGAGCAACACGGAGTCTCGTGCAAGCCCAACGCTCGACACCGGCACGGCAACCGCGGTAACCCATGCTGCTCGTCAGCCACCGTCACTACGACAGGAGTCATCGTCGCGGAGCGCTGGCGGCCCAGGTTTcacgacggcgatggcatCATCAGCGAAGACTCCTCCGTTGCAGATGCTCATATCACCGGCGTCTCCTCCGTTACGGGCTGGGGTGTCGCCCCGCATGCTTCCACTGCACCCTACCAGGGCGGAtgccagcagcgcgtccaTGTTCCTCTCCCGTGCGGCCAGCGCAAGCACCGTCACCACTACGGTGGCCACGactccttcctcctcgcagGCGCAGCTTCCGCCGCCGGTCGGCTCGCAAGTGTCGCCCTATGAGCTGCAACAGCATCAGCCGTATCCGATGCCGCCCACGCCGTCGtccacggctgctgcagtcATGCCATCCCGTTCCGTTGTGCATCACGATTTTGGCGATCTCGCTGGGGACGCCGTCGGGGAAGACCGCGCCGCAACAGAGGCGGAGCCGCACACTCTTCTTCGCTCTACCAAACCACTTTCTCAGAAAAGTGAGCCTACAGTGGCGACGGCTGGGTCTGAGTGGCAgtcagcgccaccgtcgcctctGCCGACAAGCGTTGAGCTGCTAGCCCGTCCccgactgccgctgcttccggAGGCGACGTTGCCGTATGACGAAGTGGGTATCACCCCGTTGACGAACAGCGCGGACCGCCGCATCTATCCCTTCATGCGTGACTTCAGTGGCTTCCACAACACTGGCAACGATTGCTACGGCTGCAGCCTGCtgacgatgctgctgcgcagtgAAGTGTTTCGTCGTGCGTTGCTCGGCTCGCCGCTCGTgtgcgcgatgcggcgctACGAGGCTCTCCTGACGGGTAAGTCGGAGCGGCGTGTGCTGTGGACGAGCGGGTACGTCAACACTGCAGCGGAgacgaaggcgaagaagacggcggcgcggaaGCGCACCCGGCCTGCTGGCTGGCCTGCCGATGACGGTGACGACGGTGGACAGACGGAGGAAGCGTCAGTTACGGGCGCCTGCGGCTTGCCTGACACCACGCCAAGAGTGCCGGCGGAAACGCTGGCGCATTCGCAGTACGTGTGGCGCCCCACTGCAGATGTCCAGCACACACTCGACGTTCTCGACACCTTCTCCCTGAGCGAGCTAGAGGATGCGCTAGAGGTGGATCTGGAGACTCAGCGCGTCCCCGCTACGCTGCATGGCGCGCTCGCCGCACTTGCACgagcgcagcgctggcgtgAACACATGACGACGCTCGTGAACATGCCGCGGAtgcaggcggcggagcggcagcgccttctgGAGACGAAGATCTACCACGATAACGATCGAGACTTTGACGGGCAGGTTTACACGCACGGTATTCGACTCAACGCCGTGGCCAACTTGTTTGATGGTGAGTTCTTTCTCGGTGATCAGGAGGATGCGCACGAGCTGTTCGTGTCGGTCATGGCGAAGCTGGAGACCGAGGCGGTGAAGTTTCAGCATCACTGCGATGAAGTACTCGAGCGCCGCTCCTCTGTCACCCCAacggagagaagcagcgcggaGGACGAAGTGGACGAGGAAgcggagcgggaggaggggaggccCAACAACGAAGGGGGGGCGAGCTTCGCGGAGAAGCGTCTGCTGCGCGGGGCTCACGCaccctccgccttctccatgAGGCCATCGGACGTTCCGGCTGCTGCCAGCCCCAGTAAACCACACCGCCTGTCTGTCTCCACAACCGCGGGGGAGGTGTGGATCAACACGCTTGTGCAGACGCGACTCCTCAACATCATTCGATGCCGCACCGCCGAGTGCCACCACGAGATCGTCACAGACGAGGTCTGCGTGAACCTCTCCGTGCACATTCCAGAGGAGCCCCTGACAtctccgccaccagcgctgcctctgccgccacagTCGTGCTTccccgcgcagccgcctccgctttcGCCCACGCCCATCTTTCCCTCATCTTCGAttgcggcggctgtggcagcCCCGCTGCCAGCTAtggatggaggaggtggccgGTGCCGCTCCCTCGCGAACCTCTTGCACGAGTCCATGGCTTACGAAGCGCTGAACGAGTACCGGTGCGACTGTTGCGGCTCACGGACTTCTCAGTTTCAAGGCGGGTGCTTCTACAcacgtccgccgccgctgctggtgctacAGCTGAAGCGGTTCGCGACCCAGTTTGTGAACGGCACCATCATCATCCAGAAGAATGGCCGCCGTGTCGCGGTGGAGGACAAGCTGGTAATTCACGCGCTGCCCAGTGCAGGGGAGTGGCATgcggggcagcggcgacgggggCGGCAACACCGGCGCAGTCCGGACCCCGTGGAGCCCGTAGAGGTGACCGAGGCAGTGGAGGACGCGCGTGAGGGTGCGGAGTGCTGCCCCTACTACGACCCCGACAAGAAATGCTTCTCTGCCGCTCTGCAGGAGATCTGCGACGTGAGCGGGGGCGGTGGACTGGCAGGGCGGGATGGTTTGAAGGATGAAAAGCACGATAGCACGGGCGACGGCCTCCTCACGaccctcgctgctgcagctcctccctcttctcttgtgCGGGCCATTCGGTGCCTTTACCGTCTGCGGAGCTGCGTCCTGCACCTCGGCCAAAGCCTCCACTACGGCCATTACGTGTCGGACTttgccgtcgacggcgaggaggatgacgaggaggatggcGAGGACGGGGAGACTGCCAGAGCGCGCCGCACGGCAGAGCAAGAGGCAGGTGTAAGGTCCACCTCTCAGGCGACACTGAATTCGTGCAGTGCTGtacgacggcgctggcgccgcgtgAACGACGAGCGGGTCGAGGTGCTCAGCGACGAAGTGGTGCAGGCCCGCCGTGCCGGCTGCTCCGACACGTACCTTCTTCTGTACGAAAAGGTCGCGGAGGAACGGGTGTGGTGCCCTGCCGAGGCAGTGCTGCCGACGCCTGTCTACCGCAGCTCCGAAGGGGGCAAGACGTGAGGCGAAGCGGGCGGGTGGTCGCATCCgcaagaggcgcagcggtAGGAGTAggctgcgtgtgcgggcCGAGACACGGCAAGCATCTCCTCTTCCtgtgatggcggtggtggtggggtaCTGTGTGGAGGCGCCGACTTCGTATATCCCGCGCTCTACCCCATCACCCTCCTTCTGCTCATGCATGAGGTCGCCTTTTTGCAGTCGAGCACCGTCAGGCACCACTGatgcagccccctcccctgccgtTCACTTGACCCCCTTCCTCAATGCAAcgttgtgtgcatgtgcacgtATGTGGTATCAAGCAGTGCCGAATGGGCTCGAGGGGGAAAGGCAAACAGCGCGGCGATTGACGCGGCAGCTCTCGTGTTCCGTGTGCccggtggtgttggtggtggtggtgctctcGATTAGCGCTGCGGCTCAGtgctgtcgcagctgcgAGGCTGCGCCCCAGAGACGTcttgctcgctctctcaccctccctcctttgcTCAGTTCTGTACGTGCATCCTTCCCATGCCCTCGCGTGATGCACTTGGACGGCCCCCCTCCTGCCCCACCctcatcctctctctccgccatCCGTATCCTCTCTCACGACTTGCTCGTCATGGCGGTGTTCAGCCGACCTCcctgcctcctcctttcccgtTCCCCGTGGCAGACGCGTACGCGGAGAAACATCGAAAGGCTCGACCTTTCTTGCACACGCCTTTACCAAAGCACAGACGTAGACGTGCTGGCATCGCCGCACCTTTCTCCGTCCCCGTGCCCGTTTCGTCCCCTTCGTTGCGGCTTGCAAGCCACCCAGGTGAACACCTCCATGCATGTCTGTGGATCTCTGTGCTTGGGCGGCCTTTGATCGTTCCATCGCTCTATACAGCCAATGGAGATTTGCTTCGTGGAGCCATGTCCGCTGATGCGCGTATTGCTatcatcgccgtcgtgcacCTTGCGCTGACGTGGGTACTGCTGCGCTACATCGCCGATTCGGCCATGCCCTTCTACGTGCACCGCGAAGGCAGCAGccctgccggtgccgccaaCGGTGCCTCTGTTCGCAGGGCGGTAGCGCACGAATGGGACCAGTGGTCGCCCTTCCTCGTGCCGAGCCAGGAGGCGTACGCTGCACAGCTCggccgacagcagcgcgcgaCATCGGCTGCCGATGCTGTCGCCCTCAACAGTCGTGtggtgtggcgcagcagcgcgttcCACCTCACGCTCGCCATCTTCACATACGCGTTGCTGAGGTTTGGCGTTACGGCCCCGTACGGCCGTCACTCCTGGGCCCTCGGCTTCCAGCTTACCCTCCCCTCGCGCGTCAGCTGGATGTTGCAGGAGAGTCCGACCATCTTCCAGGTGATCTACCACGTTTTTCTGGAGTATCCGCGCCTCATGGGGCACAGCCCTTCATGGCCATCGCTGTGGCCAtcgtcctcctctgcctccggCCCGACTGCTGCTGGGATGCCCAGCAGCCATTCTTCGGCGGACACATGCCATTCCTACTGGGGCTGTGTGCGGGCCGCctgcacgcagcagcaccttggACTCCTGCTCTTTGTTATCCACTACGTCCACCGCAGCTGGCTCTATCCGCTGTCGATCCCCGCCACCGCACATGATGTGCCGCTCGTCGTTACGTGGATGGCGACCATGTACTGTCTCTTCAATGGCCGCCTACAGGTGCTGGCGAgcgcaggtgcggctgccacggCCTGTGCAACcgacacagcagcgccgtctttgGCATGCACTCCCGCGTACACGGCGTCGATGGGCTTTGTGCGGTGTTGGCGCGAGCGCCACGAGCTGCAGTCcctccactcctcctccgcctccgtcggAGCTGTCGCGGTTCGCGTTGGCTGGCGGCTTCTTTTGGGCCTCTACGCTATTGGCGTCTTGGGCGGCTCAGCGCTGTTCTTCCTCGGACAAAGGATTAACATGCAGGCGGACTACTACCTggtgcgtctgcgccgcggtGACAAGGGCAGCATCAGCCACGGTGGCAGCAAGCCGGTCGGACGGAGGGCGGCGAATCTGCACGGGGATGCGCtggcgacgtcgtcgtcgcttgAGGCGTCTCGTGATGctcagcaccgcagcagcattGACGGCTATCGCATCCCCGTCGGCGGCTGGTTTGACTCCGTCAGCTGCGCGAACTTCTTCGGCGAGCTTGTCGAGTGGACGGGCtacgtcatcgtcgtcgcggcgacTTCTGCTACTAGCAACGGCAACTGCCTCTCCGTGACGACTGCCCTCGAGGAGGAACTACTTCAACCgctctcgtcgtcgtcttggTGGTCACTGATGAACCCGATCATGTGGCTGCGCCTCGTTGCGCGCGTGTTCTTCGGCGGGTCGGAGTCACGcccggcagcgctggcggcgttTAGCTTCCTGGTGTACGTCTTCAGCAACTTGGCCCCGCGTGCGGTGGCGCATCATGCGTGGTACGCCAAGACGTTCGGTGATCCCTACACGAGGCTCGGCCGCCAGGCGCTCATACCCGGTGTGTACTAGGCGGGCGAGGCCGacgtgctgctcctcctcttcgtcgaTCAGTCCTCATCTCTTAGGCAAACGCTCGGGCGTGAGAACGGCAGACACGGATGAAGCCcctccacgcacgcacacgcagccaGAGCGTGCTGCCCCCCTTTCCCTTGCTCTATGTATATCTAACGCTGCCAACGGCGCCCATTCGCTTCTACTATACGGGAGTGGTGGAGCGGTGTACACAGATCTGTGAAGTTTGGAGATCAcagcttcgccttctcctcctggTCCTCCGCCGTGCTTGTCTCCTTCATGTTCCTGATTCAAGCCCTTCATAgagtcggtgctgcggcatTTGGTCTCAATCGCAGCGATGGAGGGGTGCGCGTTGTGCATCTCTCTGTACAGTCGTTGCGATGACGTCCACGACGCTGCCCGTTCAATCTCTCAGCGGCCGCCGTAGTCTCCTGACCCCAAGCGCCACCATTCTTGTCTCTCCTAACGCctgctgtctctctttctctctcactgtttttttttattgttCCGCCTCAGTGGTGTTGTCGTAAGGGGAGTGTGCAGCGCTCACGCCGCCAGACAGATACACAGCGGCACGAGAGGCCCGCCTTTGTTCGTGCCGGTGCATTCGCTGCCCTCTCTACACGCACATTTAttccccgcctcccccccttctcaccacccccaccccccaccccatcGCCCTCTGCGGTATATAAAGGGTGGGCGGCTCCGCACGGGAGGCATACACTTACGCGTACTTTGCACGACTGAGAAGCAGCGACGTAACACAGCGGCAAGGAGCACGATGAGTACGGCGGTGGTATCGAGGCCacgcgtgtacgtgcgcatTCGCCCGCTCAACGACCGCGAGGTGCGTGATGGAAAGGGCGAGCTCGCCTGCCGCGGTGACACTCGCCAGCAGGACGTCTTGTTCCTTAAGAAGGATGAGACCctggagcagcaggtgcgctTCGATCAGGTATTTGACCAGTGCTCGAACCAGCAGCTCGTCTTCGACCACATCGGTCCCGAGATTCTGCGCACGCTGTTCAGCGGCTACAATGCCTCCGTCTTCGCCTACGGGCAGACCGGTAGCGGTAAGACATACACGATGGAGGGCAacaggggcggcggcgtaaGCGGCGGGGCCTCCtcggaggagcaggagggtCTCATACCTCGCATCATCCGCGGCATCTTCTCCTCTTTCAAGTCCAACGCCAACATAACCGACGCGCTTGTTGAGGTGAGCCTCGTGCAGATCTACCAGGAGCGCATCCAGGATCTGCTGAACCACCGCAAGCAGGTGGAGATTCACATGGACCGCACTAGCCAGTACGTTGCCCGTGACGCGACCTGGCGGACCGTGCGCAGCCTCGAGGAATGCATGAAACTGTACGGAGAGGCCTGTAAGATGCGCGCGACTTCGGCGACGGAGATGAACCTGGTGTCCTCGCGTAGCCACATGATTCTCATGCTTCGCATGCAGTGGGAcgagccggcgctgccggggtcgcacgcgcagctgaaCATGATCGACTTGGCAGGCTCTGAGCGGCTGAACGAGTCCGGTGCCACCGGTGAAACGATGAAGGAGACGATCACCATCAACAAGTCCCTCAGCGCACTGGGCAATGTCGTGGTGAAGTTGGTGGAGCAGGCGAAGAAGCCGAACAAGCGCATACACATTCCTTACAAGGATAGCAAGCTTACCTACCTCTTGCAGTCCAGCTTGGGTGGGGCAAACCTGGTCCACTTCATGCTCTCAGTGTCGGGCAGCGCCATGTGGCGCAGCGAGACAACGTCGACCATCGAATTTGGTAAACGCGCCCTGCAGCTCGTCTTGCGGCCGGTGCGCAACGCCATCGACTACACGCGCCTCGCCGAAATGGAGGCGATGATCGAGCGCATGCGGTCCCACATAGAGTCGCTcgaagaggagctgcagctcaaGCGCAACTTTGAGGCCGCCGGAtttctgcagctgcgacagaTTGCGCAGAGCGACGACGACcccgcgcagcggcggcggtggcaagAAACAAGCGCGAATCATAAACACCTCAAGCGGCAGACGGAGCTCACCCGCATCATGGCGAACCTGCCGGAGACGTTCGACGACTTGACATCGCACTGCGTACTCTTCCCCGAGTCGAAGGTGACGTTCCGCGAGCTGGGTGGGCTAGAAAAACTCATCCACTTCGTGGGGAAGTCTGCCTCGAACTACTAccgtgccagcgccgcgcagacCATCGCCAGCGTGATCGACGAACCCGGGAGGGAGGTCTTCGCCAGCCTTGGCGGCCTCAATGCTTTGGCGATGCTTCTGCGGGTTCAGGAGGAACGGTGTAAGGAGGCGGCATGCGTCGCCCTCGAGGCTgtgtgccgcggctgcgtgaCGAACAAGAGGAGCCTATCCGCCGACGTCTACGCGGAGCTCGTAGACCTTGTCTACGGGTACTCGAATCAGCaggtgcaggaggcggcgtgtgcggccgTTGCCTCCATCGTCGACGGCTACGCCGAGGCGACACGGCGTTTTGAAAGGCTTGACGTGGTGccgaagctgctggagacGATCCGCACCTGCCCGGCCGAAGTGGTCAACCTcacgaaggcggcgacgaaTTGCGTTGGCCGCCTGGCGCATGGCGATAAAGAGATGCAGCAAACTATCGCCTCCCTTGGCGGCGTCGACTTGCTCATCGATGTCCTCTTCAGCTCCTCCGGCGACCGCGACCATCAGGTGCCGATTTTAGCTTCGTACGCGCTCGTCAACCTATGCTGCAGCAGTCACGAGAACCTCAAGATGGCGATGGAGCACAGCCGCTATGGCGAGGTAAAGTTCCGGCTGCTTGAGGGCCTTGCGCGCGCCTTCGGCACGAACACGTCTCGCGAGGGCTTCGGCCGCGCTACGGCGCAGGAGACGGCGGGGCCGTTTCCGTACTATGGCGTCACCATTCAGGACGAGTGGACGTACGCCTCGTCCGGCGGCCGACCCATCTTCTCAACCTTCATGGACAACCCACAGTTTCACCTCTACGTGCGTGAGGAGACGGACATCGCCTTCATCATTCAAGACACGCTCTACGAGGCCCGCATGCGCAAGAAGCGGCGCAACAACTCCGTCTACATGGGCATCGCTATTTTCGAGGGCGATCCGACGCTGGCAAAGTTGGGGCTGAAGCAGCTCGACTTCCACGGCAAGATGATCGAGATTGGCCGCTACACTTCCAACTGCGAGAACGTGCTTCATTGCACGCTACCGGCCTCCGACACACCGTATATGGTCGTCCCCTTCACGAGTCAGAAGGGCCGGCACACCCacttcgccctctccgcctttGGCAACCACCCGATCGAGTTGACGTCGGTGCCGGATCAGGTGGGATGGGTGCAcacggtgctgcagggcAAGTGGACGGAGTTCACGGGCCGCGGAGGCGAGACCTTCGACTGGCGCTGCAACCCGCAGATTAGGCTGAAAACG
This DNA window, taken from Leishmania donovani BPK282A1 complete genome, chromosome 17, encodes the following:
- a CDS encoding 3-oxo-5-alpha-steroid 4-dehydrogenase-like protein, whose amino-acid sequence is MSADARIAIIAVVHLALTWVLLRYIADSAMPFYVHREGSSPAGAANGASVRRAVAHEWDQWSPFLVPSQEAYAAQLGRQQRATSAADAVALNSRVVWRSSAFHLTLAIFTYALLRFGVTAPYGRHSWALGFQLTLPSRVSWMLQESPTIFQVIYHVFLEYPRLMGHSPSWPSLWPSSSSASGPTAAGMPSSHSSADTCHSYWGCVRAACTQQHLGLLLFVIHYVHRSWLYPLSIPATAHDVPLVVTWMATMYCLFNGRLQVLASAGAAATACATDTAAPSLACTPAYTASMGFVRCWRERHELQSLHSSSASVGAVAVRVGWRLLLGLYAIGVLGGSALFFLGQRINMQADYYLVRLRRGDKGSISHGGSKPVGRRAANLHGDALATSSSLEASRDAQHRSSIDGYRIPVGGWFDSVSCANFFGELVEWTGYVIVVAATSATSNGNCLSVTTALEEELLQPLSSSSWWSLMNPIMWLRLVARVFFGGSESRPAALAAFSFLVYVFSNLAPRAVAHHAWYAKTFGDPYTRLGRQALIPGVY
- a CDS encoding kinesin, putative, with product MSTAVVSRPRVYVRIRPLNDREVRDGKGELACRGDTRQQDVLFLKKDETLEQQVRFDQVFDQCSNQQLVFDHIGPEILRTLFSGYNASVFAYGQTGSGKTYTMEGNRGGGVSGGASSEEQEGLIPRIIRGIFSSFKSNANITDALVEVSLVQIYQERIQDLLNHRKQVEIHMDRTSQYVARDATWRTVRSLEECMKLYGEACKMRATSATEMNLVSSRSHMILMLRMQWDEPALPGSHAQLNMIDLAGSERLNESGATGETMKETITINKSLSALGNVVVKLVEQAKKPNKRIHIPYKDSKLTYLLQSSLGGANLVHFMLSVSGSAMWRSETTSTIEFGKRALQLVLRPVRNAIDYTRLAEMEAMIERMRSHIESLEEELQLKRNFEAAGFLQLRQIAQSDDDPAQRRRWQETSANHKHLKRQTELTRIMANLPETFDDLTSHCVLFPESKVTFRELGGLEKLIHFVGKSASNYYRASAAQTIASVIDEPGREVFASLGGLNALAMLLRVQEERCKEAACVALEAVCRGCVTNKRSLSADVYAELVDLVYGYSNQQVQEAACAAVASIVDGYAEATRRFERLDVVPKLLETIRTCPAEVVNLTKAATNCVGRLAHGDKEMQQTIASLGGVDLLIDVLFSSSGDRDHQVPILASYALVNLCCSSHENLKMAMEHSRYGEVKFRLLEGLARAFGTNTSREGFGRATAQETAGPFPYYGVTIQDEWTYASSGGRPIFSTFMDNPQFHLYVREETDIAFIIQDTLYEARMRKKRRNNSVYMGIAIFEGDPTLAKLGLKQLDFHGKMIEIGRYTSNCENVLHCTLPASDTPYMVVPFTSQKGRHTHFALSAFGNHPIELTSVPDQVGWVHTVLQGKWTEFTGRGGETFDWRCNPQIRLKTKEACRVVFVLSYLSLDEQRAQLLQEEEEGEGQNTRPRLHGRLFSNAFAVHKRYLKAIVPLPQGSTFVASNTFASNSYITTSANLDRSGDYVYIPFTETPFQDTYRVSVYCDSDEVEIKPMQGQSSEWMCASLSGVWQGKPVSVDLDTTGKLVAVMYSPGAFVRPRLLSGFNQKRIAGIDSYWNTEATVEYDSNGQLTLQVEAMMRSGTPSAAAARGTTQSATNQVTQVPATDIKFDLFIFTDRKCTLTRVGFDASPSSWPCPTQSTSQTLLAYPQLVEDVDAVGGDDDDNSDSLASELWRDDPGNISAAEQEARETELLRLLEKQEAANHILKLQLAQQARELEELRNGGVSATTSSNSDGKRGGSAKPSGTKTPKRTPSATMDGYAGLSEGRHRSRKEVGGGGSAQAALHNPSRGNTSGSAEAKGAAAKPPSTGPAQRGTNTNSAEAWRQKPLALAGTTLPTNRPGMADNTALAAPSPQVKELVNYTLVKLIEMSKRAATSARLGDKKEDREWRAMLKDIEEVHQRLHDAFSIL
- a CDS encoding ubiquitin hydrolase, putative, with amino-acid sequence MTTLVNMPRMQAAERQRLLETKIYHDNDRDFDGQVYTHGIRLNAVANLFDGEFFLGDQEDAHELFVSVMAKLETEAVKFQHHCDEVLERRSSVTPTERSSAEDEVDEEAEREEGRPNNEGGASFAEKRLLRGAHAPSAFSMRPSDVPAAASPSKPHRLSVSTTAGEVWINTLVQTRLLNIIRCRTAECHHEIVTDEVCVNLSVHIPEEPLTSPPPALPLPPQSCFPAQPPPLSPTPIFPSSSIAAAVAAPLPAMDGGGGRCRSLANLLHESMAYEALNEYRCDCCGSRTSQFQGGCFYTRPPPLLVLQLKRFATQFVNGTIIIQKNGRRVAVEDKLVIHALPSAGEWHAGQRRRGRQHRRSPDPVEPVEVTEAVEDAREGAECCPYYDPDKKCFSAALQEICDVSGGGGLAGRDGLKDEKHDSTGDGLLTTLAAAAPPSSLVRAIRCLYRLRSCVLHLGQSLHYGHYVSDFAVDGEEDDEEDGEDGETARARRTAEQEAGVRSTSQATLNSCSAVRRRWRRVNDERVEVLSDEVVQARRAGCSDTYLLLYEKVAEERVWCPAEAVLPTPVYRSSEGGKT